A segment of the Denticeps clupeoides chromosome 2, fDenClu1.1, whole genome shotgun sequence genome:
tattacctgtttattttagtatgatcattacatatttaaaagAATTTGttaaatagctaataataatagtaatttaaAAGGCATTTCTATAGGGAAATCGCAATATTcaaatgcagttttgaattcCTCAACCActtcaaatgtacatttctcTACACGGGAGGTCACGGGAATCgtctacatttacggcatttaccagacacccttatccagagcgacttacagtcagtagttacagggacagtccccccctggagacactcagggttaagtgtcctgctcagggacacgatggtagtaagtggggtttgaacctgggtcttctggttcgtaggcgagtgtgttacccactaggccactaccagcccagAATCGTGGCCTTTGGTCAGGGGGAGTCCCGGAAAAGACGTGGAACCCTGACGCGAATGCTGGACCGCTGTGCTGTTACCCGGCAGGAAACGAGAACCAGATTAATATTCCGGCGCCGAGATGGCCGGATAAGGGAAATCGCGTTACGGGGATGGTGCGGCTGTTCGTGAGATGTGGCGGCGCGATAGCGCTTATTTTGGGAGCCGATCAGAGGCGCGTAACGCGATCGGCTTTGATCCGCGGCCGCCAGTCACCTGCAGGAGCCGCCGCCTCCTTTGATGGCTGGCGCGGGTTAATCAGCTCCTCTGGCGCCGTTCTGAACTTCTCAGGCTCGTCGGGAACTACGTTGACATTTGGGAACCCTTTCATTAAAGGAAGGGCAGGGAGGTGAGAGGGCGGGCGGGCGAGCGAACACCGGTgggtaatgaggaggaggaggaggaggatgaagggtGTCTTTATTCAGATTCCTGCCATTACTGTCCGTCTCTTCGGCCATTAAAGGGCTCGGAGTGTCACTTCCCGGTCTGCCTCTTCATTAATCTTCCGTTCCATGAGTACCGACGTCCGGAGCGCTCCGATACGTGATTGGCGGCCTGGAAAAttcttatttatattttattcgtCACATACACACTGATACgcggtgaaatgctttagcgactgatatattgcaaatattgcaaacataaccaaatattacatcTTATATTATgcctttaacataaaatataaaatatgtgtaacagcaaggtataaagtgaaaagattgtgtggggggggttgagtccagagtgattgaaagtggaagtgctggagtgtgttAGAGTTCTGTACTGTGTAGtgtagcctgcgggaagaagctcctcctcatcctctctgtgttggacgtccatgatcgcagcagagagaacagtccattttTGGGGTGGCCGAGGTCCTTCACGTaagcggaaggttgccggttcgaatccccgagGTGGACAAATTCACACGGGTTGAGTATCTGacgcatcagcaaatgtgggttcGATCGTTCTCTTTGTCGGCCGCTGGTTTTTATTGATATTGTAacgattatttaaaaaaacaaggatgttttataaatgtgtgtgtgtgtgtgtgtgtgtgtgtgattataaaaatgtttaatcccACTAACCTACGTGGGTGCATATAAAAGCGTACAGACACGTGCTGACGTCTTTGCTGGATACCGTGTGGTTCAGTCGATTGACCTTATTTGGGTTGTGCGTGTGGGGGCGTCTTCATTGATCCTTTGCACGCCAACAGATGCTAAATGGGATTTAAAATCCCCCCTTTTTAAACGTACCTGTTAAACATTCCTACATACCTACACATATTTCTATGTTATGTTTTACCTTAAAGgcaaaaaagtgtaatatttggttatgtttgcaatatttgcatattggttcattgtatacttgcaacatttgcaatactgtggtctggatcagtcgctaaagcatcTCACTGCGTATAATAACGTGTCGACATTCAGGCTGCTCGCACCGTCATCTCGCATCACACAGACCTGCAGGAGGCGCGTCTCTAATAATCTGGCCGCCGCAGATCGCCGTTTGTCTCTGGTCCGCAACGAtcgtctctaataaagtggccatcGCGGGGAGGCGGGGCCGCTTCGGAGCCCCATGCTAACGCCTCCATCATTAAAGTGTTCGATACGCGGCCTATAATGGAGTCGTCAGCGACAGGCCGTCCGTTGGCCCCGCCTGCTAATGAGCTCGTTAAGCCGCCAGGTCGCCTCGCCGCCATCGAGCCGCGTCCCTCGACGCCGTCCCTCCGAGTGGACGCCGCAGCCGCGTCCCGCCGATTGATTCCGGCCCCGACCGATACCGTAGCGAAGTGGTCGTTGATGGATGAGCGTGGAGGTCCTCCGATTTGAAGATGTTCTCTGTTCTTCTTCCCCTCAGCCGTTCCACCAAACATCGCCGACCTGAAGAACCTGGAAGTTCTGAACATGTTTAACAACCAGATCGAGGATCTGCCGACCCAAATCAGCAGCCTGCAGAAGCTCAAGCACCTCAACCTCGGGTGGGTGAGCCCGCAGGACGCCTCCCACAATGCATCTCTCCACTCCCACGCTGCACTTTTATTTTCGGTTGAAATGGTTCGGTTTTAAGGGGCGGAGCTTCACGTTGGTGAACGCCACGTCGGCGTCTTCGTCAGGTTCTCCGCTCTGTTCCCGTTTCTGCTCACATCTCGACCCGCTTATCCCTGCGGtcctgcctctgattggctcgtTTCACACGTTGCCATGGTGAAATTTTTATACGGACCAATCCGAGAGCATCTATCCGCCGGGCAGGATTCGCGCGGTTCTGGAACACAATTTTTACCAAAGGCTGGAGTTTAATTCGAGTTTCTAGAACTTTCCGTCTGTTTATCTTTGTCTTTTCTGCTCGTATTGTTCTGAGCCGCGGTCGCCGCCCTCCAGGGCCAACCTCCTGGCAGGGGGCGTGTCCCCGGGGAGAAAGTCACGCGGGATTAAAGCGGTGCCGCTCCACCGCATATCGATTTCCCGTCTGAGGCGTCGTCTCCAGCCGTAATCTTCCAAACATAATCTGGCCTGGTGTATTCCGTCCCGTACGTCCCTaacgcgcgcgcgtgtgtgtgagacaatTGGAGCACtcgggtgtgtgagtgtgtccatCTGTACCTGATCTCGTTTGTCGAGAACAATCCCGCCATCCTGTAATTGCTTCGCGAGACGCCCCGTTCAATCAGgttctttgttttttcaaatccgctgtgtgtgtgtgtgtgtgtgtgtgtgtgtgtgtgtgtgtgtgtgtgtgtgtttagctcCTGTCACCACATTGCAATTTGTCTTTTGATAATGAAAGAGTTGTGGACACGAACCCAGAGAGGTGACATGAAGGAGAACCGCGGATAAATCCACCAACAGAAGGTTCTAGCGTTTCTGACCTCGACTCTCACCCTCTTCTTATCCAGCAAGGTcacttgtgttgtgtgtgtgtgtgtgtgtgtgtgtgtgtgtgtgtgtgtagaatgaaCAGGATGAGTTCTCTGCCCAGAGGTTTCGGTTCCCTCCCTGCCCTGGAGGTTCTAGATCTGACCTACAACAACCTGAACGAGTCGTCGCTGCCCGGGAACTTCTTCTACCTCAGtgagtccaacacacacacacacacccccacacacccgCATCCAGGAGGCTTTATGTGTCGTTTCCATGGCGATTATCTGTCATTTCTGTGCAGGGGGGATTTTACCACTTTACCATATTAAGGTGGAACATCCAGAAATTTCTGTCCACTCCTCAGCCAATCGCGTTCGAGATCAGGAACATCCTCAAACTGGAGCGCAGATGCATTTACAGACTGATATTAGGTCGTCGTCATCATCTCCATCATGATCATTAGTGTCGTATCTCCTCATCAAGCTccctggatctgtgtgtgtgtgtgtgcgtgtgtgtgtgtgtgtgtgtgtgtgtgtgtgtatttaatctGCCTACAGTCTATTTATCAGCCCAGCCCGAGGTTCACTACTGATGCATGCAGCGCATTAAGCGTCTGGCTGATTAATGAGCGAAGTCCCTGTGATTAAAGACAATCAGAGGCGGTGTGGGAGGGGGTCAGGCTGATCAGGACCAGGAACGTTCCGGAAAGGGACCGCATGTCTCATCTGAGAACAAGTTTATTATCCTGGATAGaatgagatatatatatatgtgtgtgtgtgtgtgtgtgtgtgtccatcgtTGGgccagaaggttgcgggttcgaatcccaatccgacatggtgccactggggtccccttgatgaaggtcctgtccccacacactgctccccgggcgcccttcatggtgcccactgtcacaagggtgattgttaaatacagaggacacatttatatataatatttcagATTAGGTTATTTCATAAAGTTGGGTGAAATTAGTGATGGTTGAATTCTGATTATGCTGCAATAAATGTATTGATCCaccacacataaaaacataatgtATTCAGAAAACGTTTAgaattcattattttaagtAGCTTTATTATGCTTTCTTTTGCATAATGATGTTGTCAGAGCATCAGCAAGAATCCAAATGAGCATTTGAGATTAAATTTTTTGATATTGCAGTatttgtattctaaaagtattcccttgtttttttgtattccgAATACACCTTTTAAAATGCAGCTGGAGACTGCAAAGGGAAAACTTCACTGTTACATGCGTTCCATGGATTAGTGCTCTGCAGTCAGATGCACTTTGAcctttttaagttgtttttgcGTTGGGCCAGACCTCACTAAACGTGGCGTTTTTCACGTTTAGACACaggtgtgtgcgcgtgtgtccACGTCCAAGCAGTAAATCCTGGCGAGTGTGCGCGTGCATTAATCAGTGCCGCGCGGCCGTATCGATCAGGCGGTGGCCGGGCCTGCCGTACCCCCGAACCCTCGCTCACATCTGCCCCTCCCCTTTTCCAGCCACCCTGCGCGCACTCTATCTCAGTGACAACGACTTCGAGACGCTGCCCGTCGACATCGGCAAGCTGGCCAAGCTGCAGATCGTGAGTCATTTATCCCCGTTCCCCGACTCCCCGCAAATCGATTCCCTTAAACGGCCACTTTCTGCTCGTGCGTGTGTTACTTTAACACCGAAAATATGTAAAAGTGTGTTATTACACGTCCATTACTCACCAAAATGACAAAGAAGACTTTAAAAGGGCATGTTTCTCCACGCCGCTGacgtgtgtctgtctgtctgtctgtcttcagtTGAGTCTGAGGGACAACGACCTCGTCTCTCTGCCTAAAGAGGTGGGTGACCTGACCCAGCTGAAGGAGCTGCACATCCAGGGCAACCGTCTGACCGTCCTGCCCCCCGAGCTGGgtaacgcacacacgcacgcacacacacacaccacgttttACTCCGCCCCCGACCGCCAAATTACCTCCGCAAGTGTTAATGAGCCACAGAAACCCGGTGTCACGTTCCGGTCGCCCGTATTCGTACGACCGATGTCtctcaaattctaattttattcgTCACGTACGCAGTCGCACACGGTACGATACGCAGTGagatgctttagcgactgttacagaccacagtattgcaaatattgcaagtgtacaattaaccaatatgcaaatattgcaaacgtaACCAAATATTAAACGTTTATgcctttaacataaaatataaaatatgtgtaacagatCTCTCGGGAGACAGGGCGTGGCAGGACTCTCCTGTTATATTGGAAGCAtcagtgaagtgtgtgtgtgtgtgtgtgtgtgtgtgtgcgcgtgtgtgttctTCACACACCAGGAGGGCCTAATTGGCCTTAAAATGTAGCAGAAGACCCTCAGAACGACCTGACATCAGACCGTAGAAACTCTACAAATACTcatataaacacagacacacattaaactGCAGAATCTATACGAGTACCCGCCATGTGCACAGCGGCCGCCCGCCTGAGTGACTCTaattgatattttaataaacgAGTAACGGCCTGATGGCGGCGCCTGATTGGCGGTTGGAGTCCGATTGTccacgtctgtgtgtgtgtgagtgtgtttcggTGTGTTCCCTCCTCTCTGCCGCTTATTAGGACCCCGCTGTCATGTCCTAATCCTTCCTCGCTCTGCTCGACCTCGTTAGGTCTgtcggggagagagagggagcgagggggGGAGTAAGAAGGTAGAGAATAGGAGGAGGTATAAATAACTCCGCCCCTGTTGGTTGTGCTTTCTGTGCCGAGGGTCTGTTGAGTTGAACCGGGCCAACCGCCGCTGATCACAAGCGATTTAATGATCTCTCTCCCTCGTCTCCCAGGCAACCTGGACCTGACCGGACCTAAGCAGGTCTTTAAGGCGGAGAATAACCCCTGGGTGACGCCCATCGCCGACCAGTTCCAGCTGGGCGTGTCTCATGTGTTTGAGTACGTCCGCTCCGAGACGTACAAATAGTGAGTCGCTGTCCTGCTTCTAATTACGtctgtaggagtgtgtgtgtgtgtgtgtgtgtgtgtgtgtgtgtgtgtgtgagtgtgtgtgtgtgtgagacctgcTCGGTGCTTCTTGGTTAAAATGTTCTCATATCAGTCAGTTTCATTGTGTATGTAAAGTTGAATTTCATGGTAATAACATGGTAATAACACagattgtgtgcgtgtgtttaggTCTATCTGGGTTGCACTTGGTGTTTTGACCCTCTTCTCAAATTagtgtcttacacacacaaacacacacacttcctgaaaTGCCCTCACACTTCCCAGGTTTGACAGCAACTTCCTGCCTCTGTTGCGCCGCTGCAGCCGTGACCCCTGATCAGCTGCCTCAGAGGCCGTATCCCACAATCCCCCTGCTCGGGAGGGCTGCTGGGAAGTGATGGATGGGCCAATAAGACGGTGTAAAACATGGCTGGCCGGCGGCTGTGCAGGGGGGCCTCAGAGCATTAAATAGaccatcacacctccttcaTATAAAATCCCGACATTCCGCTCGGAATACCGGCCCCAGTCTCCAGAATACAGTCTCGGGGTCTCCGAGGACAGGAAGTGAGGGGCTGCCGGTTCCAAATCCTCAGCAGACTTGAGTGGTGTTAGCCGGACGTCTCTTGGTGGAGTGTAGATCATCTCAGGCTTCAGGACTGGACTTAACAATGATCAGTTTTATAATGGTGggatttacattaatggcatttaccagacggccttatccagagagagtagttacagggacagtgtccccctggggacactcagggttaagtgtcttgctcagatgttagtaagtgggatttgaacttgggtcttctggttcacaggtgagtgtgttaccccactaggctactagcaccctgggATGTTGTAGGTATCTAGACTACTACTACTTATCATATGTCATTATTTTTTACCCGCTTATTGAAATCAGCTGAATTTTATTGAAGCTGTTTTAATTGTGATTGGCAATTTATAGTAAAACCATTTCAAAAGTAAGTCTATATTCAGCGTCATATATGGAAGCTCCACTAGGTGGCGCTGCCTGGTGAATATGAGGCATCAtgacagactgcagtaaacgcAGAGAAAAGTAAAGGAAACGGCCGCATGCGCCAGCAGGGGACGTGATGAAGAGTGCGGTTCGGAAAAAGCCGACTGATCCGGTTGAAGTTTAGGGATGAATTCCGGCTTCTGCACAACTTCCCAATCCCCTCCGACAGGAAGGCGGACAAATCCTCCTCCTGCACCGTTTAACCGCGAACCGCACACTGGAACTGATCTAACCCTCCaaagccttgtgtgtgtgtgtgtgtgtgtgcgagtgtgtgtgtgtgtgtgtctgtgtgtgcgcgagtgtgtttgtgtgtgtgtgcgcacgtgtgtttgtgtgtgtgtgtgtgtctctgtgtctgtctgtgtgtgtgcgtgtgtgtatgtgtgtgtttgcatgtatgtgtgtgtgtgtgtgtgtgagtgtgtttgtgtgtgcgcgagtgtgtttgtgtgtgcgcacgtgtgtttgtgtgtgtgtgtgtgtgtgtgtgtctctgtgtctgtctgtgtgtgtgcgtgtgtgtatgtgtgtgtttgcatgtatgtgtgtgtgtgtgtgcgagtgtgtttgtgtgtgtctgtgtgtgcgcgagtgtgtttgtgtgtgtgtgcgcacgtgtgtttgtgtgtgtgtgtgtctctgtgtctgtctgtgtgtgtgcgtgtgtgtgtgtgtgtgcatgcatgtgagtgtgtctgtgtgtgcgcacgtgtgtttgtgtgtgtgcgcttcttTTCTACAGTTAATATGTAACGTCATTGAAAAGTGTCATTTTGCCGCATCATCGTGATGGCGGtggtgacgtgtgtgtgtgtgtgtgtgtgtttttgtgttatcgGTTTTATCAGCGCTGTTCTTGCATTGATTTCTGCTCCCCCGCTGCGCTCGGTGGTCGATTTCGTTCGCGCCGCTGATCGCAGACTGTCGTGGCCGGAGAGCGGCAGGCGATAAATCGTTCcgtcagatgatgatgatgatgatggtgatggtgatgaagtTTTATTCGTCTCTCCAGGCGAGCAGGTGACCAGGTTTACTGTTTGGGTGTTGAAGTTCGGGTTTAACAATTATTGAATCAGAGCGTCAGTAATTCGGTTCTTCTACGCTGGAACCGGCCCGGCTGGGTGGAGGTTCTCCTCAACGTGATAAACTGGTTCTCATCATGAAGGAACCTTTACGACGTGACGGAAACGAGACgtaaaaaaagactaaaataaacCCGGTGCTTCTTCTTATTAGTTAAGTAGACTTTCATCTAAAATGCGATTTTCCTACGACGTGAAGAAGATGATAAAATGTCCGCTGGACTCGACTGAAAGTAAAATAACTCCGGCCGTGTCGGTTTTCGGGCGGACGCTCTCATTAGCATCTGGGAAATGTGCTTGTTCACCCGGTCATGGCCGGAATAATTGTTCTGGCCCGAGACCTCGATGTCCCATTAGGGGGGAGATGTCAGGACCCGGCGGCTGTGGGGCCGTGGACGGCGGGAAGAGAGCCGCTGTTGtttcaccgtgtgtgtgtgtgtgtcctcggCGCACAGTGCCGTCTCTGTCCCGCTTCCCCCTCCATCGCCGCGTCCACCCGGTTCTTCTCGCATCTGAACCCGAACATCATGGAAATGAGCTGCAGGGCCGCGCCGTGAATAGTAACGCCGCTCTTCTGGGGTCTCAACGTTCTGCCACGGTTTTTACTCCCCGGTTACGCCGAGTTTAATAAAGGACCTGCGCATTTTAAAAGTCGAGAATTAAAACCTGGCGGTTGGAAACGTTCcaaatcccatttacatttccagcatttaccagacgcccttatccagagcgacttacagtcagtagttacagggacagtccccccctggagacactcagggttaagtgtcttgctcagggacatgatggtagtaagtggggtttgaacctgggacttctggttcataggcgagtgtgttacccactaggctgctaccccCCCATTTATCATAAACAGATCATAAACATTTCATAAagctacaacatttaaaattcGGCCCAGCCAGAAAACTGCGGTCTGACAATCGAATTCTTCTTGATCTTAATGCTGTATTTTATCCTATAATCGCAGCAGCATtattgtacgtgtgtgtgtgtgtgtgtgtgtgtgtgtgtggtggggggggggggggggggggggctcataTCAGACAAGGTGTTAACGGAGCAGCACACGCCAACATGCACCAACAGTTTCATTCACACCTGCCTTAATGtccttcagcacacacacacactctcacacacacacacacacacacacacagcgtccaTCCGTCCGCCCGGTGGCCAGTCGGACCCGAAGTGTCACTAACCGGCGATGAAATGTTCAGTCAGCTGGAGAGTTTCTCCTGGTTCAGGTTGAGGGTCGGCAGCTCGGGGTTTTTCTGTCGTCTGATTTcccgcttgtgtgtgtgtcagtgagtgtgtgagtgtgtgtgtgtgtgtcagtgagtgtgtgtgtgtgtgtgtgtcagtgagtgtgtgtatgtgagtgagtgagtgtgtgtgtgtgtgtgtgtgtgtgtcagtgagtgtgtgagtgtgtgtgtgtgtgtgtgtcagtgagtgtgtgtgtgtgagtgagtgagtgtgtgtgtgtgtgtgtgtgtgtcagtgagtgtgagtgagtgagtgtgtgtgtgtgtgtgtgtgtgtgtgtgtcagtgagtgtgagtgagtgtgtgtgtgtgtgtcagtgagtgtgagtgagtgtgtgtgtgtgtgtgtgtcagtgagtgtgtgtgtgtgtgtacctgcccTGCATATTTCATACAGTGTCTTGTTAACCTGACAGAAGAATCTGTGATCTGACAGGAAGTTGCTGCCGACTCGTGgaacattaacacattaacatacTGAACATACACGCGCATCTTTTATTCATCTCCGCTGTCCTCCTTGTCCTCCTCGTCTCCTGTAATTCCTGCTGGTTACGTCTGTGCGCGTGTCTCGGGGGAGACGCCTGGTTAAGTGAGTGGGAGGAGTGGTCTGACCCCGCTGTGGCCCGGTGGTTCTCCTCCGAATGAAGCCAGGCCTGGACCCTGCCTGGACCCTGCTGATCCCACCCGTTCATCTGGTGGCAGAGAGACGCGTGTGTTTCCACTCGTCTCGCCTGCATTTGTTCATTCCGCACGTGCTCAGAGCAGCTCCGGGAGAGGGGCATGCTGGGAAGCCCCGCCCCACCACGATCACTTCAGTTGCgttgctgggtggtagtagcctagtggggtaacacactcgcctgtgaaccagaagacccaggttcaaaccccacttactaccatcgtgtccctgagcaggtctccagggggggggctgtccctgtaactactgcacGTGTTGCACGTGTTGTCCATCTTTTAGAACAGGATTTGATGTGATTGATGTCATCGTCGATTCTGCTGATGACTCCATTTCTTTATCAATTTCTGGATCGATGTTTGAAGGCCTACCAAGATGTTCAGGGTTAAAGCAGCAGTTTCATGGTCTCCTTAAATGCAAATATCGACATTCTACATTCGGAAccacccaacctggcaacacggcCTGTCTCTTTCCTCACGccaccattcttttttttaccctaGTGGGCCACGGTTCTGATCTGAAGGATCTTCAGTCGGGCTCTTCATCCCTCTCTGTCTACTGCTTTATGTCTTTAGTTTTAATGAAACGTTCCTCCCGGATCCACTTCCTGTCGGGATTCTTGTCGACCTCTGTGAACCGGAGCCGCTCGGAACGCTCGGCACACAGGAGGCCACGTTGCTTCTCATTAGTCCGGCGAAGGTACCGGTTATCAGTCACGCCCCTCCGTGACGAGGACTCGTTCTTTCTGGACCAAGTCAGCGGCCGTCCTGTCCTCTGCAGTCTCCGGAAATTCGAGGGGACGCTGTGACGCTGAGAACTTGAACTCCACCTGAAGGTCTCCTCCATGCCAGAACTTGGCCGATCGGGCCCCGGTCAGCGGAACGGTCGTCCGACCCCATTTAATCACTGTCTCTTGATCACATCGAGCAGCAGGATGGATTTCCTGTGGccttgttggtgtgtgttgggttTAATGGTGTGAGGAGTGTATGCACACGGTTCTCCGACGGTAATAATCTCTCCAAGTGGAACTACGAGCAAGTTTAACCTGAAAGGAACGgtggaggagggaaggaggCTTGACCTTGGGCTgcttgttgccagattgggtggatTTGGGTTTAAATTTAGGGAACCGTTTGTTGTTGAGAAGCCCAATTCTGGCAACTCTTGGCACAAGGTCGAGCCTCCTTTCTTCCTCCACCGTTCCCTTAACTTCTCATTTCCTCCCAATTGATGTTAGTGAACATGTCCCAATCGCAGCATCTGCTGTAGAGGACCGAAATGTTACAGCAACTGTGACGCCTGCAGTGGAGAGGAGAGTAGACCTACGATCAGCAAAccaaaaattttaattaaaacatcatGGTTCCGGCAGAAATGTTCATCTACATTTT
Coding sequences within it:
- the rsu1 gene encoding ras suppressor protein 1 isoform X1, producing MSKSLKKIVEETKEKALVEVDMSDRSISSMLDVPGLFTLSNVTQLVLSHNKLTTVPPNIADLKNLEVLNMFNNQIEDLPTQISSLQKLKHLNLGMNRMSSLPRGFGSLPALEVLDLTYNNLNESSLPGNFFYLTTLRALYLSDNDFETLPVDIGKLAKLQILSLRDNDLVSLPKEVGDLTQLKELHIQGNRLTVLPPELGNLDLTGPKQVFKAENNPWVTPIADQFQLGVSHVFEYVRSETYKYLYGRHMQANPEPPKKNNDKSKKISRKPLAARNK
- the rsu1 gene encoding ras suppressor protein 1 isoform X2 yields the protein MVKPGTVPANTDSPAIFCFCLAVTLSNVTQLVLSHNKLTTVPPNIADLKNLEVLNMFNNQIEDLPTQISSLQKLKHLNLGMNRMSSLPRGFGSLPALEVLDLTYNNLNESSLPGNFFYLTTLRALYLSDNDFETLPVDIGKLAKLQILSLRDNDLVSLPKEVGDLTQLKELHIQGNRLTVLPPELGNLDLTGPKQVFKAENNPWVTPIADQFQLGVSHVFEYVRSETYKYLYGRHMQANPEPPKKNNDKSKKISRKPLAARNK